One segment of Brassica napus cultivar Da-Ae chromosome C3, Da-Ae, whole genome shotgun sequence DNA contains the following:
- the LOC106435713 gene encoding uncharacterized protein LOC106435713, protein MTAFFKTGCNHGWKDKLPNPAGQRWPSDLRVFTNLGCPIPGVDPSPSTIENETTTRGVPRPQTLTPRRHTLNLSRCDCKRRSLLHISHKLKLSLKRRGRLFSYHQIWNVPEFSTVDDDISKIHHQCMYMSEMSDGIDGLLSFQMDKFTYMFVI, encoded by the exons ATGACTGCCTTTTTCAAAAC AGGGTGCAATCATGGATGGAAAGACAAACTTCCCAATCCGGCTGGACAACGGTGGCCATCAGATCTTCGGGTCTTCACCAACCTAGGTTGTCCAATCCCAGGCGTAGATCCGTCGCCGTCGACCATAGAAAATGAAACCACCACCAGAGGGGTCCCGCGGCCACAAACACTGACTCCGAGAAGACATACACTAAACCTTAGCCGCTGCGACTGCAAAAGACGTTCTTTGCTTCACATTTCCCATAAACTCAAGTTATCTCTCAAGAGGAG AGGGAGATTATTTTCCTACCATCAAATCTGGAATG TGCCAGAGTTTTCTACAGTGGATGACGACATCTCGAAGATCCACCACCAATGTATGTATATGAGCGAGATGTCTGATGGGATTGATGGACTTCTTTCGTTTCAGATGGATAAGTTTACATACATGTTTGTGATTTGA
- the LOC106435709 gene encoding uncharacterized protein LOC106435709: MNPKTLVMNLLILLLVQISNLSVVVNSLEAYHQQYYHRSEFRVPPNSVVRIVISNDLFGLKNNGNAGFVCTNGNEVWRKSKPGDRYVVAQFKYDGKRRQTSTHCHLRSRFGFVNFPVNINLDTSAYCYPSYVCGYSVRKDGVYYKPEMKLYPWTRQK, encoded by the coding sequence ATGAATCCCAAAACCCTTGTTATGAATCTTCTCATCCTTCTCCTTGTACAAATCTCAAACTTATCAGTAGTTGTAAACTCCTTAGAAGCGTACCACCAACAATACTACCACAGATCAGAGTTTAGGGTACCGCCAAATTCGGTTGTACGAATCGTCATCTCCAATGATCTGTTTGGTCTAAAGAATAATGGAAATGCAGGTTTTGTATGCACAAACGGTAATGAGGTATGGAGGAAAAGCAAACCAGGAGACCGGTACGTTGTGGCCCAATTCAAGTACGACGGTAAGAGGAGGCAAACTTCCACGCATTGTCATCTCCGGTCCAGATTTGGATTTGTGAATTTTCCGGTTAATATTAATCTGGACACATCTGCTTATTGTTACCCTAGCTACGTATGTGGTTACTCAGTTCGAAAAGATGGGGTTTATTACAAACCCGAGATGAAGCTTTATCCATGGACGAGGCAGAagtaa